DNA from Bernardetia sp.:
ATTTGATATGCTGGTTTGTCAGTTTGAAAAGACATAAGGAAAAAAAGTAAAGCTAAAAATGAGAGACTATATTTTTTCATTGCGTTTTTAGAAAAACCCTCCTACTCGAATTTGTAGAGGACTAGCATACAAAGAATTAAACTCATCATAGAAAGGATTGTACAATGCCGAAATAGTAAATGCAGAACGACTACCAATTGGAATCGCCAAACCTCCACCAATGAAAAAAGATGGAAAAGATTTAGTTTTTTCTGTAATAAGTCCTGTATTAGGGTCTTGAAAAGGCTGTTTGGCAAATAGATTTTCATATTCTGCATGAGCAAACAAATTACCTGCACCCAAAAAATCTTCAGCAATCATATAACGAGAAAATAGACTTCCTCCATAAATACTTTGCTTGTAGGTTGGAGTAAAACGCTTATCGCTCCAATATTGATATGTACCTCCTACACCTACTGAAAACCTTGGCGTAATTCTGAAACCCACCATTGGAGCAACATTTATAAATGTAATTGTTCCAAAATTTGCTCCTACATTTCCACCAAAATAAAAACGGTCGATAAGACGCATTTCTTCCTCATCATCGTCGTCATCTTTAGTCTCTTTTTTGTCTTCTTCCTTCTTTTCTTCTTGTGGTTTTTCTACTTCTACACCTTCTACTTGTGCAAAAACTACTGAGCTAAAAAAGCTCAGTAGGATAACTAAAATCATTTTTTTCATAGTTTTTTGATTTTGTTTTAGCCATCAACGAGACATATATCTGTCGTTGAGGATAAGATTAATAAGCTCTAGTTTTTTTACCTTCCATAAAGTTAATAAAAGCCTGATTGGCAACTCGGTTTCCTCCTCTTGTTGGATAATTTCCTGTAAAATACCAATCGCCTAAATGATTTGGACAGGCTTTGTGTAGATTTTCCACAGTTTGGAAAACTACTTTTACCTCTGCTTTGATATTTTTTGAAATAATTTCGGCTACCTTATCAGAAACTTCCTTGTACTCAAACATGTCATACAATTCTTTAACATGATTGACTACCTTTTCTAGTGGTTGTTTTTTCGAAGCTAAACATTTTTCATATACATCATCCAACATATATTTCAAATGACGCTCTTCCAACAGTGCAAGCAAAGCTCTAAATACAACAAACTCATGTTGTCTAGACATATCAATACCATAACAATCTGGAAAACGAATTTGAGGAGCAGATGAAACAATGACAATTTTCTTAGGTTCTAGCTTGTCTAGCATTGTCAAAATACTTTTTTCTAACGTTGTTCCCCTAACAATCGAATCATCAATCACAACAAGTGTATCAATGCCTTTTCTTACAATTTCGTAAGTTGTATCATAAACGTGAGCTACCATATCATCACGCTGTGCATCACCAGTAATGAAAGTTCGCATTTTGGAATCTTTTATAACTAATTTCTCCACTCTTGGACGAAACGTCATTATTTTTGAAGATTCTTCATCCGAGAGTTTTTCATCTGGATTCAATGTCTTTTCACGCTGTGCAATCAGATGATGTTCTACTCCTTTTACTAAACCTAAAAATGCTGTTTCGGCAGTATTAGGAATATATGAAAAGATAGTATTTGCCAAATCATGGTCTATGGCATCCAACACTTGATGGTGAAGCATACGCCCTAACATTTTGCGTTCTGCATAAATTTCTGGGTCTGTTCCTCTTGAAAAATAAATTCTTTCGAAGCTACACGACTTTTTCGGTAACGGTTCTTGAAATTTAATAATTTCATACTCTGCTTTTTTATTCACTATTAAGGCATGTCCTCCTTCTAGTTCTTGAATTTCAGAATAATCACAATTAAATGCCGTTTTGATAGCAGGCTTTTCAGAGGCAGCCACAATAACCTCATCATTGATATAGTAATACGCAGGGCGAATACTTGCAGGGTCTCGGGCTACAAATGCATCTCCATGACCAGCCATCCCTACCATGACATATCCTCCATCAAAATCGTTGCAAGAACGCTGTAAAATTTTCTTCCAATCAATATTTTGTTCTACTTTTTCAATGATTTCTTCATTGGTAAGTGGATGATGAAACTGCTCTTCAAAATGTTGTTTTTCATCATTGTTTTTACCATTTGGACTTACATCAAAGGCAAGTTTTGCTTTCTTTTCTTGTTGGTATTGGGCGTAATAATGTTGATTTTCTCTATCCAAAAAATGCCCAATCTTTTCTAGTGCTGTAATCGTGTCGCCTTGTTCTTGTGGAAACTGTCCTAATTCTGCCAAATGTGTAAACAAATCTTCAGCATTAGTCATATTAAAGTTTCCAGCCAAAAGTAAGTTTCTACTTCTCCAGTTACTACTTCTCAAAAGAGGATGGCAAAAACGCTCATCGTTTGCTCCATACGTAGCATAACGCAAGTGTCCTAAAAATAGCTCTCCAGCAAAAGGAATATTCTTTTTTACCCATTTTGCATTGTAGTATTTTTTCCCTTCTTTTTGAGCCTTACTAAATTTCTTTCCTACTCTATTAAAAATATGATTGATAGGCTGTTCTTCAATAGAACGAAGTCTGTCGATGTATTGATAGCCTTTTTTCATATCAATTTTGATACTTGCCAAGCCTGCACCGTCTTGCCCTCGGTTATGTTGTTTTTCCATAAGCAAGAACATTTTATTGACTGGATAAGCAGGTGTTCCGTATTTTTCTATATAATATCCAAGAGGTTTGCGAAGGCGAAGAAAAGCAACGCCACATTCGTGTTTGAGAGATTCGCTCATAATAGCAGAAAATTATCTTTGTAGGTGTACGATAAAAAATCTTTTACAAAGATAATCATTAATCGCTAGAGTTGGTTTAATCTTTCACTTTGATTTTCAAAATTATTTAATTTATATTATTTTCTAACAATCTGGAAGACTGTTTTACAGTTAATGAAAACGCTCAACCACTGCCATCGTAATTCGGCTAATACAGGTTAGCTTTCCTTCTTCATTTGTCATTCTAATTTCCCAAACATGTGTTTTTCTTCCTACATGAACTGCTGTTGCTGTTCCATAGACCCATTTTCCTTTTGGAACAGGTCGGATATGATTGGCATTGATTTCTAATCCCATACAGGCATATTTTTCTGTATCAACGCTCATATTAGCTGCAATGCTCCCCAACGTTTCGGCAAGCACTACCGAACCTCCACCGTGCAGAACGCCCATAATTTGTGTATGTCTATCATCTACTGGCATTTTTCCACTAAGTGTGTTTTCTGTAACTTCTGTGATTTCTATGCCTAAAAAACTAACCATTGTGTTTTTCTGTCCTTCATTTATTTTTTCTACTGGGGCTATTTTTATGCTCATAATGCAAATTTAGATTTTAGATTGTTAATTTTAAGAATGTGGAGTTATGGGATAATCAGTGTAGCTAATTGATTTTTTTTAGGTGTAAAAACTTTTTAGCTATCTATATTTTAGAAACTCATAACACGCATTTAGTTTAAAATTCAAATCTACTAGAATAGTTTAAAATTATTTAAGGTAATTTTGAGACATAAAACATAACTTACTGCATGTCAAGAAATAGAACTCTTTATTTTCTGCTTTCCATAGCTATCGTCTGTATTGGTCTGTTATCAAGAACTGAAACAGCATCCCTTTTTATAACTAGCCATTTTGGAGACTATCTTTATTCTATTTTGATTTTTTTGATTTTTGGGTGGATTTTTAAAAATGTCCCAACGTACAAGATTTTGATAATTACTTTATGTTTTTGTTATGGTATAGAATTATTACAGCTTTATCAGCCAGCAAAAAATCATTGGTTTAATAGTTTGAGAAATTATAAACTAACTCAACTCTTTCTAGGAAATCATTTCAAATGGCAAGATATTGTTTACTATACTTTCGGTGGAATGAGTTGTTATTTTTTAGAACAGAAATTTACCTTTTCAAATCATAAAAAATCAAAACAGATATAAAAAATCTGTTCTTTTCATTCAAATTGTATTTTTATCTCAACTAACAATTATTAATTATTTTCTTATGAGGATTCCTTTATTTCGTTTGGGTAGTGGTCTTATGTTTTTACTCTATCTAGTTGCTAGTTTTTCTGTTTTGGCACAACAAGGCACAACAGGAGATGTTAGAGTTACTGAATTTTATCAAATTTCATACTCTTATACCCTTGACCTTACCAAAACTACCAACGACAAAGTGCCTGTTGAACTTGTGTTTAAAAACTTGTCTTCTTTGAAGGTTGGAGAGAATGAACTAATGACCACAGGAAAAGACTCCATTTCGTTTTTTATGCCCAAAATTGTCCCTGGCACGTATCATATCTACGACTTTGGTCGCTTTTTGAGTGATTTTAAAGTTACAGATATAAACGGAAAAGAAATCAAATTTTCTCATCCTAGCGATAACGAATGGCGTTTTCCAACCAACGGAGTATATAAAATATCCTATTTGGTAGATGATACTTTTGATTCAGAACTAGACAATAAAGTTTTCGAACCGGGGGGAACAAGCATTGAAGAAGATGTTTTTGTTTTGAACACGCATGGTCTTTTCGGATATTTGGAAGATTACAAACGCCAACCTTTTGAGATAAATGTAATCAAGCCTAAAAACTTCTATGGCTCAACGCCTTTAGTAGCTGCAAAATCTGACGAGAAAAAAGATACCTATTTGGTTTCAGATTATCATTTGTTGGCAGATTCTCCGATGTTGTATTGTGTTCCTGACACAGTAACTTTAAAAGTTGGGGGAGCAGATATTTTAGTTTCTGTTTTTCATAAACGAGGAAAAGTAAAAGCCAGTGAAATTTCAAAAGAAGTACAAAAATCTTTAGAAGCACAAAAAAACTATCTTGGAGGAACTCTTCCTATCAAAAAATACGCTTTTCTGATTTATATTTTTGATGGTTTTAGCAATTCAGGTTCGTACGGCGCTTTGGAGCATTCTTATTCTTCACTATATTTTTTACCTAACATGGGAGCTTCTCGCCTTGCTAATACTGTTGTAGAAATTGCTGCCCACGAATTTTTTCATATCCTTACACCTCTTTCTATTCACTCGGAGCAGATTCATTATTTTGATTTTATCAACCCTAAAATGTCTAAGCACTTATGGCTTTATGAAGGCGTTACAGAATATTTTGCTAATCACGTTTTGTTACAACAAGAACTCATTTCCTTAGATGAATTTTTAGATAAAATGCGTGATAAGGTAGTCGAAGCAAATAATTATTCTGATGTTCCTTTTACAAAGATGAGTTTGGGTTGTTTAGACGAATATGCTGATGAGTATGGCAATGTCTATGAAAAAGGAGCTTTGATTGGTTGGATGTTAGATGTTCGTTTGAGAGAACTCTCTGATGGAAAATACGGACTTATGAATCTTATGCAAGACCTTTCTAAAAAATATGGAAAAGATAAGCCTTTTGAAGATGACAAACTCTTTGATGTTATTGCAGAAATAACCTATCCAGAAATTCGCACTTTCTTTGCTGATTATGT
Protein-coding regions in this window:
- a CDS encoding amidophosphoribosyltransferase, whose amino-acid sequence is MSESLKHECGVAFLRLRKPLGYYIEKYGTPAYPVNKMFLLMEKQHNRGQDGAGLASIKIDMKKGYQYIDRLRSIEEQPINHIFNRVGKKFSKAQKEGKKYYNAKWVKKNIPFAGELFLGHLRYATYGANDERFCHPLLRSSNWRSRNLLLAGNFNMTNAEDLFTHLAELGQFPQEQGDTITALEKIGHFLDRENQHYYAQYQQEKKAKLAFDVSPNGKNNDEKQHFEEQFHHPLTNEEIIEKVEQNIDWKKILQRSCNDFDGGYVMVGMAGHGDAFVARDPASIRPAYYYINDEVIVAASEKPAIKTAFNCDYSEIQELEGGHALIVNKKAEYEIIKFQEPLPKKSCSFERIYFSRGTDPEIYAERKMLGRMLHHQVLDAIDHDLANTIFSYIPNTAETAFLGLVKGVEHHLIAQREKTLNPDEKLSDEESSKIMTFRPRVEKLVIKDSKMRTFITGDAQRDDMVAHVYDTTYEIVRKGIDTLVVIDDSIVRGTTLEKSILTMLDKLEPKKIVIVSSAPQIRFPDCYGIDMSRQHEFVVFRALLALLEERHLKYMLDDVYEKCLASKKQPLEKVVNHVKELYDMFEYKEVSDKVAEIISKNIKAEVKVVFQTVENLHKACPNHLGDWYFTGNYPTRGGNRVANQAFINFMEGKKTRAY
- a CDS encoding PaaI family thioesterase: MSIKIAPVEKINEGQKNTMVSFLGIEITEVTENTLSGKMPVDDRHTQIMGVLHGGGSVVLAETLGSIAANMSVDTEKYACMGLEINANHIRPVPKGKWVYGTATAVHVGRKTHVWEIRMTNEEGKLTCISRITMAVVERFH
- a CDS encoding DUF2809 domain-containing protein: MSRNRTLYFLLSIAIVCIGLLSRTETASLFITSHFGDYLYSILIFLIFGWIFKNVPTYKILIITLCFCYGIELLQLYQPAKNHWFNSLRNYKLTQLFLGNHFKWQDIVYYTFGGMSCYFLEQKFTFSNHKKSKQI
- a CDS encoding peptidase M61, whose translation is MRIPLFRLGSGLMFLLYLVASFSVLAQQGTTGDVRVTEFYQISYSYTLDLTKTTNDKVPVELVFKNLSSLKVGENELMTTGKDSISFFMPKIVPGTYHIYDFGRFLSDFKVTDINGKEIKFSHPSDNEWRFPTNGVYKISYLVDDTFDSELDNKVFEPGGTSIEEDVFVLNTHGLFGYLEDYKRQPFEINVIKPKNFYGSTPLVAAKSDEKKDTYLVSDYHLLADSPMLYCVPDTVTLKVGGADILVSVFHKRGKVKASEISKEVQKSLEAQKNYLGGTLPIKKYAFLIYIFDGFSNSGSYGALEHSYSSLYFLPNMGASRLANTVVEIAAHEFFHILTPLSIHSEQIHYFDFINPKMSKHLWLYEGVTEYFANHVLLQQELISLDEFLDKMRDKVVEANNYSDVPFTKMSLGCLDEYADEYGNVYEKGALIGWMLDVRLRELSDGKYGLMNLMQDLSKKYGKDKPFEDDKLFDVIAEITYPEIRTFFADYVESNKELPYTKYLKTMGINTTGEGTEEVFNFGNIGLAVDPQTKEVSVFNLDGANEFGKMFREGDVLLEINGEKVDATNFLDLITEASYKTNEEMEILVNREIKKRRKTKMKKKLLKSKPVFVEQEQDFGFEEIEDKTQKQKKLLKAWQKWEIE